Below is a genomic region from Prunus persica cultivar Lovell chromosome G3, Prunus_persica_NCBIv2, whole genome shotgun sequence.
GTAATGGTTTTCTAGATGATGGCATGTTTCGTTTGAATTGCAAGAAACCAAATCCAAGTACTGCTAATCTAAACATCAATCTGATAAGCACTAAAAGGAAAGCAGATAAAGAAGAATCATATAGACTTTGGCACAAGAGACTAGGACATGTCTCGAATGAAAGAATGAATCTgctaaacaaagaaaatctgTTGCCACCACTTAACCACCATGACAAAGACAACGTTTGCATTGAATGTGTTAAAGGAAAGTTAACTAATTTGAGGAAGAAAGGTGCTACAAGAAGTGAGAAACTGCTGGAAATTATACATACTGACATATGTGGTCCTTTTCCCACTAAAACACATGATGGTTTTAAGTATTTCATAACCTTCACAGATGATTTTTCAAGATATGGTTATGTATACTTAATATCTGAAAAATCCAATGCATTAGACATGTTTAAAGTTTACAAAACAGAGGTAGAGAACCAGCTGGATTCGAAAATAAAAGTGGTAAGGTCAGACAGAGGAGGTGAGTTTTATGGCAGATTTgatgaaaaaggaagaaatcctGGACCTTTTGCAAAGTTTTTACAAGAAGAAGGAATTGTGGCTCAATATACTAATCCAGGTACGCCACAACAAAATGGCGTGGCAGAAAGACGAAATAGAACATTGATTGAAATGATTAGAAGCTTAATGTGCTGTTCTAAACTTCCAAAATTTCTCTGGGGGGAGGCTTTGAAAACAGCAAACTATTTGCTGAATAGAACTCCTACGAAAAGTGTGAACAAAATCCCTTATGAGATATGGTGCAACAGAAAACCATGTCTCTCACACCTCAAAGTCTGGGGAAGCAAGGCAGAAGCAAAGTTCTATAATCCATCAGAAAAGAAACTAGATTCCAAGACAGTTACATGCTTTTTCGTGGGATATCCAGATAGAACAAAAGGGTACAGGTTTTACTGTCCCAACAATACCACAAGGTTTATGGAAACACAAAGAGCAATTTTCATTGAGGATGAAAGTGAGCAAGGCActgatgaaaattttgattttgatgaaaatttggAAGATGAGGAATTTACAGGAAAAGAAGATTTGATAAGAGAAACAACAGTCTTGCCATTCACTGATTCGAGTGACAAGCAAATCTCACCAATTCATGATGAAAGAAATTTAGAAGAGAATCAAATAACTGAAGCTCAACCAACTGCAGCAGAAAATATGCAGATAGATCAACAAGAGCAGCAGCCTTACAACTCAGAACTGAGAAGGTCACAAAGAACTAAGAGACCTGCTTTATCAAACGACTATTATGTCTACCTGCAAGAGTCAGAACATGACATCAACACCATAGAAGATCCTGTGTCTTTTAAACAGGCTGTGCAAAGTGAAGAATGTGAAAAATGGATGGAAGCAATGGAGTCTGAGCTTCAGTCAATGAGTAAAAATGGTGTATGGAAGCTTGTAGCATTGCCTCAAGGATGTAAACCAATAGGATGCAAATGGGTTTACAAGACCAAAAGAAACTCAAAGGGACAAATAGACAGATATAAGGCACGTTTGGTAGCAAAAGGGTTCACACAACAAGAGGGAGTGGATTACAATGAAACATTCTCACCTGTTTCAACTAAAGATTCTTTAAGGGTGATAATGGCATTAGTGGCACTTTTCGATTTACATCTCCATCAAATGGACGTTAAGACTGCATTTTTGAATGGAAACCTTATTGaagaaatttatatgaaaCAACCGGATGGTTTCATTCAAAAAGGGGAAGAAGATTTGGTTTGCAAGTTGCAAAAATCAATATATGGTTTAAAACAAGCTTCAAGGCAGTGGTATTTGAAGTTTGATGAAGTTGTGAAGTCTCAAGGTTTCATTGATAATCCCTTAGATGAATGcatttatctcaaatttcatggaagacattatattttcatgctcctttatgttgatgacattcTCTTAGCAAGCAGCAACTTGTCATTATTACATGACACTAAGAGAATGCTGTCAAATTATTTTGAGATGAGTGATTTAGGTGAAGCAAATTATGTATTGGGGATTGAAATTAGTAGAGATAGAGAAAGGGGATTACTTGGTCTATCACAAAAAGGATATATAGAAAGGATACTCAAAAGATTCAATATGGAAAACTGCACAGGTTGTGATGTTCCATTCTCAAAAGGTGATAAACTGAGCTGTGATCAATCTCCTAAAACTGAGCAAGAAAAGCTGGAAATGCAGGACAAGCCCTATGCTTCACTTGTAGGAAGCTTGATGTATGCACAAGTTTGTACAAGGCCAGACCTTGCTTTCTGCATAAGTGTTCTTGGAAGGTTTCAATCTAACCCCGGCCAACAACATTGGGTAGCAGGCAAGAAGGTTTTGAGGTATTTACAGAGAACTAAAGAGTACAAACTGGTTTATCGAAGAGTTGAAGAATTAAAACTGGAAGGATATGCTGATGCAGATTTTGCTGGATGCTTGGATACTCAGAAGTGTACATCAGGTGTTGTATTCTTGTTTGCAGGAGGAGCAGTGGCATGGAAAAGTGTAAAACAACAAAATGTATCAACCTCAACTATGCAGGCTGAATTCTTAGCAGTTTATGAAGCTACTTCAATAGCAATATGGCTTAAGAATTTTATGTCAGTGTTGAGAATTGTGGACTCCATACAGAGACCAATCCAGCTGTGGAATGATAACAGTGCTGCAGTTTATTTTGCAAAAGGAAATAAGAGATCGTCAGGTCTGAGACATCTGCAGTTAAAGTTTCTGTCAGCAAAAGAGAAGATCCGAGATGGTTTTACAACTCTAGATCACATTGGGACAGATTCTATGATTGCAGACCCTTTGAACAAAGGTTTGCCTAATCATGTTTTTCATAGGCATGTCAGAAGCATGGGTTTGCAGATCAGTTTTGATGTTTAAGTCAGTGGGAGTCAGTGGGAGCCAGAGTTAgatctgttttcttttaattagtttCAATCGAAGTTGTCCTTAcagttttattttgaaattgctATTCAAAGTTTTCTTAAATTGTGTTTTtccaatttataaatattttggcATATGGATGAAGGAAGAATCTGCAAAATTTGCTAGCACTtgtgtttttgcattttcgtATCCATGAAGGAGTCATGCAAGTTTATTAAGACCTTGGTAGTCTTGTAAGGGTGAGCtaagttttgttttgatcATTAAGTTTACTAAGGTAGATCACAACAAGTTTTTGATACTAATTCAGTTGGCAGTCGCATGTGTTGATGTACATTTGTATGTGTGGTTGTAAAAGACTTGAGTTTGGTTGCTCAATGTTCTTTGACAGTTCCATATGAGTTTATATCAATGACAGTGGCTTGATAAGAAACTGAGAAGGTTGAGTTCTATATTGGCCATTAAGAGATTGCTCTTGAGTCACAATGAATATTTGACCAAGTGGGAGAATGTAAGATAATTTATTATCCCAATCCTTTCAGAATTGGTCTTCTATTCATTATCGGATTGCAAGACTCAAGACTAATCAAGAGCTCAACACAACTCTCGACCTGCAGCCTCTGTGTCAGTGTCCCATATGGATTACAAGGCTAAAGGGGTTTCTAGTTCTATGAGAATTAGGATTAAAAGTTCTATAGCAATAAGGATACCTCAAGGAGTCTCTTGATGGGCAAGACTCCTTGAGTGATGCATATAAATAGAACAGCTCCCTCTAAGAGCCAATACACACAAAATCTCATCAAGTGATTCACCCCATCTGGAATCTGAGAATAAGGCATTTGGTGATCTTAGAGAAGAGCTGTCTCCCAGGTGTTTGACGTAAGGCTTCAATGGCAGAACAAGGTTAGTGTTCAAGTTATCATAACTAATTAAGTTTACACCTAAAACTTGGATTAGACTAATTCTTGAATTGAGGCGTGACAATTAAGGCATATCGTATCCCAATAGTATTCAATAATTATTATCTTGTCTTCTATGATGAAGCAATACAATGTTTCGGTGATGTTTGCGCGCAATGTATTTCTTGTTGACATTGAAAAAGAGGGTTCTTGGCAAGTTTTGAAACTCAACTCAGTCCAGGACACCGAAGTATGGGAGGGAATGGatgttttgattttcaatACATGGCATTGGTTTATTCACACCGGGAACATACAACCGTATGTAGCCTTCACCAACTCCTCAATATTTGCTTCATAACTTTGTTTGTTTCCCTTCCAATTAGGGGTACCAAAAATGCATGAATAATGCATTGTTGGCTATCtatgattttgtttactttgtttaatttgttataGATGGGATTTCATTCAAGatggaaaaaatacatacagaGACATGAATCGCTACGTTGCCTTCGAGCAGGCTTTGGAAACATGGGCTCGATGGGTGGATGAGACCATAGATCCCTCCAAAACCAAGGTCTTTTTCCAAGGAATTTCACCCACTCATTTCAAGTAAGTTATcaaaggggttttttttaaaaattaaaaattaaaaaacaatcaGAAAACTGCTTATGTTTTCATTTACTAACCTATCCATTCAAACGAGAGTCAACTTGATTTATATGATTCAAATTCACAGTATGATATAttacaaatatattttgtcaaaTAGTCCCGCAAAAGAACATTTTCCATCAAATGGGTTTTAAAATCGAATACAGCTTTTACCATTTTATATAAACCCATACACATGTtacatttttttgttacataTAAGCATGTTATGTCGTCTAATCATCAATTTGGACGAATATATTAATAGTtcagataatttttttagcaaCATAACATGTCAAATTGTTGCATGTAAGGATATGAACGTTTCTTACATTTTTGTATATAGGAAATTGTTGTGTGTTTGTTGATAATAATGAACAGCTTAATTGTTGTTAAATTAGTGCAAGCCTTTGGGGTTTCCATGAGGGAAAGAACTGCAGCAAAGAGATGAGACCACTTCCTGAGCCACCAAGATTTTCAAATCCTGCAGAAGTGATAGTAGAGAAAGTGTTGCAGAGTATGTCAAAGCCAGTCCACTTGCTCAACATTACAAAATTGTCACAACAAAGAACAGATGCACACCCATCCGTGTATGGCTATGGTGCCCAAAATGGCATGGACTGCAGCCATTGGTGCCTTGCTGGTGTTCCTGATGCTTGGAATGAACTTCTTTATGCAGAGCTCATTCGGAATTAGAATGATTTCAATATGTCAATGTCTCATGTGTAAAACGTTGTTTTTGATGTTTTTGTAGAAAATGCAtgtataacaattttttttttcccaccacAATGTGTTTGAAGTGGGCTGTATTAGCCCGACCTCTTAATAAAGGCCAACATCATACCTTACTTAGCCCAAAGCCATTCTGGCGCACCCAATAACCTATTACATTAGAGTAATTTAGAATATCTcattgtaaaataaataaaaaactttaaCACATTCATACTATgctatctttctttgtttctttttttttttggatgcgGTGCATACTATGCTACCACACGAGTCATCAATAACACCATGTGGGATTCACTATCAAACCATAAAATTAATCCAATTTTTAGTTATCAACTAATATGGAATATGCAGATGTGAATTAGACTAGTTAGCGGGCAGTGTCCTTTTCCCTTGTACCCAAATTCTAATTCCTCTCAAAATTGGTCACCATTTGGTCACATGGCTTCTGGATTGTATCATTCATCATTGGGAGTATATGCATTAACTAAATGAAAATTGGTCATCAATCACATGACATTGTAACTAACTGTATTATATATCGTCATTCAGTATTGACACCTAGCAGAAATTGAAGTTTTTCTCCTCTATTAATACTCCCAACTTCAATACCAATTGAAGTGGCAAATAACATGACACGAGACATGTCGCCCAAACCTTTGTGGGTGTAGAATTGGCATTAAAAGTTGTTACACTGCTCCTATAAGAATACcatttttatcatgttttacTGGGACAACTTAAagatttataaaagaaaaaggtcacACACAAAGAACATTGAAAAACCtaatcacaatttttttttttggtgcagTAAAGATTTCCCACCTTCATTAAAACCAAAGACAGATTCCAATGCACAATATGTAAAGTGTGTCAAGCCGAAGCTATCAGCCTATCACATTAGCTATGAATCCATGACCCTTCCACAACATATATAGCCTCTCCTCATCAAGTTATTGAACCTCCATTAATTCacctaaattatttttctctgaaaaaaaaaatgtgggaGGTGCTGATGACAGTTTTAAAACTCCCCCCAACCCCCACTCATGCACGATTGAAAGTTTTCTGCCAACCTCTCCATTGATATCCATTCATTCATAACGAGTGACTGCAACTTGAATTGAATTCTTTACTTCTCATTTCTTTCCCACAACTTAAAATATAGGAAAATTCTCCCATCAACTACACCATCTACCTCTTAATGAACCCACcaatctttttctttaccaatttctttttttcttttatttaaatatccACACCAATCAAGCTTGAAAAATCCAAACCAACTCAATCGATctaatttcattaatttttgcaTATGGGTGCACTGGGTTTGGGGATTGCCTTTGCACTTCTGGTGTTGCTACCAAGTTTAGAACACCAAGTGCACGGGAAGCAAAGCAATTACGAGTTGAAGAAGTGTGATATTTACCAAGGAAGATGGGTTTACGATGCTTCTTACCCTCTTTATGATTCAAGTCTCTGCAGCTTCATAGAGAATGCCTTCGCTTGCCAGAAGAATGGTCGAGCCGACGAACTCTATCTCAAATATAAATGGCAACCCTTTGCATGCAAGTTACCTAGGtacgtaattttttttaggtgaAAGGGAAATTAGAGTTTCGAACTCGGAGTTTGAGTGTGGGGGATAAATGCTCACTAATATACGGGAGCTACAAGTCCTGCCTAAAGTATGctcttttgttatattttctcCCTAACTAATCTTTGTTTTATAGTACAAAGAAGGGGGCTTGATTACAATTTTAATCCTCTTAaaatatttaccaaaaaaagaagaaagaaagaaactctAGTGCCTCAATTTCTCATATTCTTATAAATTTAGGCTCAAATTCTTGGTATTGCCTTCATATATCTTATTCCAAGTTCTCTTGTCATGAATGACATAATTCATTAAACTATTTTATTGAATAGGTTTGATGCGGAAGATTTCTTGGAGAGATTTAGAGATAAACGCATCATGTTTGTTGGAGACTCATTAAGTTTGAATCAATGGCAATCATTCACATGTATGCTACATGCAGCCTCGCCTGAATCTGAGTATAACTTTGAGAGAATAGGATCAACCTCTACATTCACATTCCAGGTATTCTACATGGGTAGCAATGTTCATATTTCTCTTCTAATTATCTGCACTTCAAActgaatattttataaatttatatgcGCCCACAATAGTGCAGGGAAGCAAAAAGATGAGTGTTTCAAAACCACTAGccttttttattcatttcaaTTGAGTAGCCTCTATATACATGTGCAGAGTCACAATGTTTCTTTGATGCTTCAACGCAATGCCTTTCTTGTTGACATGGAACACAATAAATAT
It encodes:
- the LOC18783137 gene encoding protein trichome birefringence-like 43, which produces MASAFVVLLVLQLLQQVNAKHSYEAEGGSRCDLYEGRWVFDDLHPLYDSTHCPFIEKIFNCQKNGRPDKLYQQYRWQPSACNLPRFSAEDFLQRFKDKRIMFIGDSLSLNQWQSLACMLHTAMPHSEFTIEIPPLKYTTERTLSTFTFPQYNVSVMFARNVFLVDIEKEGSWQVLKLNSVQDTEVWEGMDVLIFNTWHWFIHTGNIQPWDFIQDGKNTYRDMNRYVAFEQALETWARWVDETIDPSKTKVFFQGISPTHFNASLWGFHEGKNCSKEMRPLPEPPRFSNPAEVIVEKVLQSMSKPVHLLNITKLSQQRTDAHPSVYGYGAQNGMDCSHWCLAGVPDAWNELLYAELIRN